Within Nitrososphaera sp., the genomic segment CTACTTGTGGCCCGAAGCCAGATCTAGCAGCTTTTGGATCAAGTCGCTGACCGTGATTGGCTTTTTCAAAAAGCACCTTACCTCGTCAAGGAACGGGAACGCCTTGCTGAATTCCGGCCGGTAGGTTTCAAACGCGGTAAGGAAACAAACTTTGACGGTGGTGTCGACGTTGCGGATCTTTTGGTACAGCTCAAAGCCGTTAAGGCCCGGCATTCGTATGTCAAGCATCAGGAGGTCAAACATCCCCGGTTTGAACGCCGCAAGGGCCTTGAGCGGGTCGTTAAAGGTAGTAACGATAAACTCGTTACGCTCGAGGCCAATCTTGAAAATGCTGGTGATGTCCTCTTCATCGTCCACAATCATGACTCGGTATTTTTTCGTCTGAGTCGCCTGCACAGCGTTATCCTTCCTCGTGCCGCCAATTGGGCCATCCAATATAGAGTCTACTACAAGCTAAGTCGACAAGCACTTAAGGCGGCTGAAAAAAAAGAAGAGAAAAAAATATTATGTCAGACTGCCCGCTTCGCGGCTGCATTAAAGCGCGCCGGCGTCAACCAATGGGCACTTAATGGCGCTATAATTCCGAATCCTCTGTTCCCCGTCCGTTGTTCATGAAAAGGGCCAGCAGAGTGAATGGAACGGCAGCGAGGCTCAATATCATAACCGTGACTCTGATTGATGTGGGATCGTACGGCGCATTGAACAGAGGAAGGAAGGGAATGGGAAAGAGGACGGCTATCCAAGAGGCCGCGACGACGGTCAGGATTTTCCACCGTTTCCTGATCCTCTGCTTCAGGAAAGCCGTCATGCTAGATTCCAAATAGCATGACTGTTTGAGCGGATCGGGGGTATAAACCCTACTCTGAAGACACTCGCGGCAGATCTCGTGAAGGACCGCAAGCTAGAGAAGCAGATTGCGTCAGGGCGGCAAACTGTTCAGTTGGATTTCACGATAATGGCACCGGCAGATGAGCTCCTTGTGCTCCTTGCTCAGCCTTTCAAAGTCCTTGCTATGATAGACGCACAGCAGGCTGGACTTGACGTCCTGTCGTTTGGGAGGTATTGCAACCTCGTAACTTATCATCTCGTCGAGCTTGCCAAGGTGATAGAATGAGCCCATGTCCGCGATAATGCAGATGCCGGACTTGCCAGTTGCCCGTGCGCGGTTCTCAAGGCCCATCAGATAATCCCTAAAGTCGTCTGTCGTTGGATTGAACATCGTTGTAATAGCATCCATGATAACAAGCGTGTTATCCTGCTCGTGCTTTGCAACGTCGATGTCGAGCTCCCGCAGGGCTTCGCGGACGGAGTTTATGGTTTCATAATGTGGCAGCAGGAGTACTATCTCATTTCCCTCCTTCAGCCGTATCCTGCAATGCTGCGAATAGAGGTCCCGGAGGGTCTCATAGTCGGGGTAAACGAGGATGTTATGCTCGCCAAACTCAAACCTGTGCAGCTGCCCAATGATCGCGTGGATGTCGCCCCTGATGAGTCTCTCCTTTACCAAATTGCGTACTGGGTTCCTCGCACACTGTGGTTCCGTGCTCTATTTTAAGACTATCGAAAATTTCTCTAAATACCGTACGTGCAGTCACTTAGGCGTCTAGCGGGGTCAGGAGTGTAACAGTAAGTATCTCTGTCAGATTGCAAAATGACCCGTCGGATCTTATTCTAGTCGGAAGGCGACCCGTGGAACTCTATTGCTGTGCCGCTCTTCCTCTCTCCATCAATTGTCGAAACAGTCCGGGTAGACTTGACTCCGTCGAGTTTTCGCACCGCATCAATTACCGGCCCAATGGTGTTGCCGACCGGCACCTCCACCCGCGCGATAAGGTCAAAGTCTCCGTAAACCCCTTCAACGGAAATTACCCCCGGGATCTCGGCGATGGCGTCCACAAGGGTCTTTTCCATGCCGGGGAGCGCGTTTATCAGCAGGTAGGCGCCGGGCATGAGCTTAGTATCAATCCATCAATATTAAAACGGTAGTGTTTTCGCCGGGAATGACGCTCATTTCATTTCCTTTCCGCGAAATAACCCGAGAGGAGTTTGCAATTTGTGGCTATCGTTCTGTTCCTGCGCGAAGGTCCCTGATCAGCCCTTCATTCAGCGTCGCAGGGTGCTTCTGCTCGTCCGCCCTTATTTTACGCCCAATTCATCCAACTGCGGCTTGCCCTGTATTCCATGTTAGTTCCATCATGACCAAAAGAATCGAGAAGGATCATACCAGTACCTTCTTTGCGAGTTCCGCGACGCCCTTTATCGTATGTTCTGAGGACTCTACGAATCTTACGCCCTTTCTCTGAAGCTCGGTGCTTGTCTGCGGGCCGATGGATATCGCCTTAATGTTCCGCTTTATCTCATCAACGCCGAGGCCATGCCTCGAACTGCTTGAAAGGGCAGAATCCAGGATGTCGAAAAAATTCCTCACGTTTGACGCGCTTGTAAAAACGACTGCATCGATTTTCCGGCTTGACAGCTCGGTGGCAAATTCAATCAGCTCTTGCGATGGCTTTG encodes:
- a CDS encoding response regulator produces the protein MDGPIGGTRKDNAVQATQTKKYRVMIVDDEEDITSIFKIGLERNEFIVTTFNDPLKALAAFKPGMFDLLMLDIRMPGLNGFELYQKIRNVDTTVKVCFLTAFETYRPEFSKAFPFLDEVRCFLKKPITVSDLIQKLLDLASGHK
- a CDS encoding MEDS domain-containing protein, producing MVKERLIRGDIHAIIGQLHRFEFGEHNILVYPDYETLRDLYSQHCRIRLKEGNEIVLLLPHYETINSVREALRELDIDVAKHEQDNTLVIMDAITTMFNPTTDDFRDYLMGLENRARATGKSGICIIADMGSFYHLGKLDEMISYEVAIPPKRQDVKSSLLCVYHSKDFERLSKEHKELICRCHYREIQLNSLPP
- a CDS encoding Lrp/AsnC ligand binding domain-containing protein; the encoded protein is MPGAYLLINALPGMEKTLVDAIAEIPGVISVEGVYGDFDLIARVEVPVGNTIGPVIDAVRKLDGVKSTRTVSTIDGERKSGTAIEFHGSPSD